CAATTAAAGCATCCTCAAGTTCTTTAATATCGCTATTCAGCGCCGAAACATATATTCCATTAATATTTTTGGTTTTATTAAATCACTTTTATTGTAAACTTTTAAAATAAAATTTCATTTCTTTTTTGCTTCACTTGCAATTAATTCATCATATTCATCATCTTCTTGTGTTGGATCAACAACATGAATTATTAAATCAGATTTTGCAATTTGTTCAATTGATCTTTTGATGCCAATTTTTTCAATTTTTTCAATTGTATTTCTCAACCCCTGCCGTATCAACTAATTTAAATAGAATTCCATTTATTTGATATGAAGCCTCCACTAAATCTCTCGTAGTTCCTGCTATATCTGTTACAATTGCTTTTTCCTCAGACAATAAAGCATTTAAAATGCTACTTTTCCCAACGTTAGGCTTTCCTAAAATACAAACTCTAACACCTTCAAAAAATGTAACGACTATCTTCTGAAATCTTTATGATTTCACTAAGTTTTTTTTCTAAGTCAATAATCACATCTAACATTTTGTTGTTTGTAAACTGTTCAACGTCATCATATTCAGGATAATCAATATTAACTTCTGCCATTCCGATTATTAATGATATTTTATTTATAAACTTATCAATTAAATCTGATGTTTTACCCTTAAAACGATTAACGCTCGCTTTTACTTGTGTTATTGTTTTAGACATTATTAAATCATGTATTGCTTCCGCTTTAATTAAGTCAAGTTTACCATTCAAAAATGCTCTTCGGGTAAATTCACCTGGTTCAGCCATTCTTGCTCCATTAGATAATAATAGCTCTAATATTTTATTAGTAACAACAATTCCGCCGTGACAATTTATTTCTATTATAGGTTCACCAACATAATTATTGTAAATAATTTTGTCACCTTCTTTAAAGCCTAAAAACCACATAACCAAGACTTCATCAATTAAATATTGACCATCATAAATGTAACCGTAAGTTATAGTATGATCTCTTCCGATTTTACCTTTAAAAATTTTTCTTATAATATCTAATGTTCTTGGTCCAGCTAATCTAATAATTGAAATTGGTTGATTAATTCTTGATCCAGAACTTATAGCTGCTATTGTATCATTCATAAAATAATTATATATTTTATAGTTCTTTTAAATAATGAAAAAATATAAAAATAAAATTTCATCATAAAATACATAAATAATTATAAATACATTATTTATTTTTACTTAGTAATTTAAAAACAATATTACCTAGCAGTCATCTTTTTTAAATAGAATAATTTTTACTTAAAAATTAAGGTATAATTCACGCAATTATATTAAATATATTATTTTAGGAGGAAAATGCAAGTAGCAATTTTAATTTTTGGTATTCTCTCTGTAATTTTAATGGTGTTTTTGGCCTATTCCACAGCTGTTGACAACATTAAAAACAAAAAACATTTCTAATGTTTCATACCCTGCGTTCTTTATTTATTATACTGGTGGTGCTATATTTGTAGCAGTAATGACAATGCTGAAAAAAACTGACCCTAACATAATTATCAACATAATTGGTAACACTCTTTTTGTCGGAATTATGGCGTTAACATTAACACTTTTATGATCTTAGACAAAAAAATAAAGCCCATAGCTAGAATAACTATTATTTTTGCCTTATGAATCGTATTCTTCAGTTTATTAATATGATGAATTTCTGAATACGCAGCAAAAAGTAATGGATATTTCGAATCATCAAGCACATTTTTGACAATATTAACAATTTTTGCTAACTCATGTACTGCATTACCATTTATAGCACAAATCATCAAGACTTTAAAAAATAAATCAGCAGAAGGAATTTCATTTGTGTTATTATGTTGTGGATTAATCCTCAACATTTCATTAGGTATTTACTTCGCAATGTTACTAGATTTTGGTACAGCAATGTGATATGTAACACTATTATTCCAAACAACTGGAGCAATTGTTTATATAATACAAATTCTGATATATTTATCATTTAAATCAAAATATAAAAAAATAGCTTAATAAACTTTGATTTAGGATAAAAAAGTATTCAGGTAATTCCTGAATACTTTTCCAACCTAACGGTCTATCTAATAATTATTCAAAACTTTACTGATCCAAATTTTATTCTAATTTTTATTCAATTATTCAATTTAAATATTTAATTTTAAAATATAATAAATACATAAATTAAAAGGAGAGAAAATGAAAAAAGAAATTTTTGTTGCAGGTGGATGCTTTTGAGGAGTTGAAGCTTATTTTTCACGAATCAAGGGAATTGAGTCAACTGCGGTTTATTACATAAACGGTGGTTATGAAGGCGTAAGTTACAAAGATGTTTGTCAAATTTCAAACCATGTAGAAGCCGTTAAATTAGTTTATGATGATACTATTATTAATGAAAGAGAATTATTTATTTATATTTACAAATTGTTGACCCTTATTCGCTAAATAAACAAGGAAATGATATTGGAACTCAATATAGAATTGGGATATATACAAATGATCCATTAACGCTAAATGAATTTAAAA
This Mycoplasmopsis cynos DNA region includes the following protein-coding sequences:
- a CDS encoding PQ-loop repeat-containing protein, which codes for MILDKKIKPIARITIIFALWIVFFSLLIWWISEYAAKSNGYFESSSTFLTILTIFANSCTALPFIAQIIKTLKNKSAEGISFVLLCCGLILNISLGIYFAMLLDFGTAMWYVTLLFQTTGAIVYIIQILIYLSFKSKYKKIA